A single genomic interval of Astyanax mexicanus isolate ESR-SI-001 chromosome 4, AstMex3_surface, whole genome shotgun sequence harbors:
- the LOC111188910 gene encoding uncharacterized protein LOC111188910, translating into MAALVMDLQDISRELVRNILRLAEEIESGATATDLVTDQIHDFIEVVGLLSALSNQNIDYRVTANFEEVLQRFSIQSQQTIAGPGRPAFHIPSGMLEHHVLCGITAPEIAEMYGVSERTIRRHMERNGIRKTDLYSPLTNEELDHIVTDVHRSHPNTGYKLAHGLLKARGVRVPISRLRDSFRRIDAEGVCMRRLRLHTLRRRQYSVPGPNYLWHIDGHHKLIRWRFVVHGGVDGFSRLVVYLTVAGNNRASTVLQSFLTAVDEYGLPSRVRSDKGGENVDVAEFMIRSRGTNRNSHITGRSVHNQRIERLWRDVYEHALDLFYQIFVSLEDHSALHPDNELHLFALHWIFLPQIQRHLKSFRDAWNFHGLRTERGQSPQQIWRRYREQIPTEDSTEVNEDYGIDWNGPHTLLDNTVSVPEIQLLRELTDDELASLPVPGGPLACTIGMYLETVQI; encoded by the exons ATGGCGGCCCTCGTCATGGATCTGCAGGACATTTCTCGGGAGTTGGTTAGAAATATTTTACGGCTAGCTGAGGAAATTGAATCAGGGGCTACAGCAACAGACTTGGTCACTGATCAAATACACGACTTTATAGAGGTGGTAGGGCTACTTTCTGCTCTCTCTAATCAAAATATAGACTACAGGGTAACTGCAAACTTTGAAGAAGTGCTCCAGCGCTTCTCCATCCAATCACAGCAAACTATAGCAGGCCCAGGTCGCCCAGCCTTTCACATCCCCAGCGGAATGCTGGAGCACCATGTTCTCTGTGGAATAACAGCTCCTGAAATCGCAGAGATGTATGGAGTGTCTGAGAGGACCATCAGGAGACACATGGAACGGAACGGAATAAG AAAGACAGACCTCTATTCACCGCTCACTAATGAAGAGCTGGACCACATTGTAACTGATGTCCACAGAAGCCACCCAAACACGGGCTACAAGCTAGCGCATGGTCTTCTGAAAGCCAGAGGTGTACGTGTTCCAA TCTCAAGGTTGAGAGACTCTTTTCGCAGAATTGATGCAGAGGGTGTGTGCATGAGACGTCTACGGTTGCATACACTAAGACGGCGGCAGTATTCTGTGCCTGGCCCAAATTACTTATGGCACATTGACGGCCACCATAAGCTCATAAG ATGGAGGTTTGTGGTTCATGGAGGGGTGGATGGATTCAGTCGCTTGGTGGTTTACCTTACTGTGGCTGGCAATAACAGAGCAAGCACAGTCCTGCAGAGCTTTCTCACAGCTGTGGATGAGTATGGATTGCCATCAAGGGTACGATCGGATAAAGGTGGGGAGAATGTAGACGTTGCAGAATTTATGATCAGGAGTAGAGGTACCAACAGAAACTCCCACATCACCGGCAGAAGTGTTCATAATCAACG AATTGAGAGGTTGTGGAGGGATGTTTATGAGCATGCTCTAGACCTCTTCTACCAGATCTTTGTCTCTCTGGAAGACCATTCAGCACTTCACCCTGACAATGAACTCCATCTATTTGCCTTGCATTGGATCTTCCTACCACAAATACAGAGGCATCTCAAGTCTTTCAGAGATGCTTGGAACTTCCATGGCCTTAGAACTGAAAGGGGTCAGTCACCACAACAAATCTGGAGAAGATACAGAGAGCAAATCCCCACAGAAGACTCAACCGAG GTTAATGAAGACTATGGGATTGACTGGAATGGGCCTCACACCCTTCTTGACAACACTGTATCTGTTCCAGAGATCCAGCTGCTCCGTGAGCTCACTGACGATGAACTTGCTTCTTTGCCAGTTCCAGGGGGGCCTTTGGCTTGCACAATTGGCATGTACTTAGAGACTGTTCAGATTTAG
- the LOC125801659 gene encoding uncharacterized protein LOC125801659 yields MEVYPKLREGGGELLKIAGSTRSRSLTLLPCPNPGYTLANLKDPATMIGQATIYIRPLQQDLPLDSEGAHRASGPVISCLTCQRGVLFSEMKVHRDICIGTSVQESDRDGEESHGEAYVREPDVVSESFPVRPESAGTSVASAVVVTDSEEFEHRASDCEWGLIENPAQASKVFKESLLMEHASGKPLKLKMDMRDTEEDRERALLSFYKQQREWACPLQCALDGDAAVGQGVVRYFLTTIISKLQFGFSLNLGGTGRTLLFEGQPDHLVPATSEALIESNLFQVAGRMLAHSFLHDGPCVTGLSPAIIHVLFNGDPEIATIVTEDCPDLHIRSIIEMLETEELTQEQEDTVSNLSMSWDLPAVTKTNRRWLQNKLLVHAVSSCY; encoded by the exons ATGGAAGTATATCCAAAACTTCGAGAAGGTGGTGGTGAGCTTCTCAAAATTGCTGGATCTACTCGCAGTCGAAGTCTGACATTGCTCCCGTGTCCCAACCCTGGATACACACTTGCCAATCTGAAAGATCCAGCTACAATGATTGGACAGGCTACAATCTACATACGCCCACTTCAACAAGACCTGCCTTTGGACTCT GAAGGTGCTCATCGTGCCTCTGGTCCAGTCATCTCCTGCCTCACTTGTCAGAGGGGAGTTCTTTTCTCAGAAATGAAAGTGCACAGGGACATCTGTATAGG GACATCCGTTCAGGAATCAGATAGGGATGGAGAAGAAAGTCATGGGGAGGCTTATGTTAGGGAACCGGATGTGGTCAGTGAGAGTTTCCCAGTAAGGCCGGAGTCAGCAGGGACATCTGTTGCAAGTGCAGTAGTTGTGACTGACAGTGAAGAGTTTGAGCACAGAGCATCAGACTGTG AATGGGGGCTGATTGAAAATCCAGCTCAAGCTTCCAAAGTTTTCAAGGAGAGCTTACTTATGGAACATGCATCTGGAAAGCCACTTAAACTAAAGATGGATATGAGGGACACTGAGGAAGACCGAGAGCGTGCACTTCTGTCATTCTATAAACAGCAACGTGAATGGGCATGTCCTCTTCAATGTGCCCTTGATG GGGATGCTGCTGTTGGACAGGGAGTGGTGCGATATTTTCTGACAACAATAATATCCAAACTTCAGTTTGGATTCAGTCTAAATCTCG GTGGCACAGGTCGAACGCTGTTATTTGAGGGTCAGCCTGACCACCTCGTTCCAGCCACATCAGAGGCCCTTATTGAAAGCAATCTCTTCCAGGTTGCTGGAAGGATGTTGGCTCATTCCTTCTTGCATGATGGCCCATGTGTGACAGGATTAAGTCCGGCTATAATCCATGTGTTGTTCAATGGGGACCCAGAAATTGCAACAATTGTCACAGAAGACTGTCCCGATCTACACATCAGGAGCATAATAGAAATG CTTGAAACTGAAGAACTTACTCAGGAGCAGGAGGACACTGTCTCAAATCTATCCATGTCGTGGGATCTTCCAGCAGTCACAAAAACAAATAGGAGATGGCTACAGAACAAACTGTTGGTCCATGCTGTAAGTTCATGCTACTAG
- the LOC125801192 gene encoding uncharacterized protein LOC125801192, producing the protein MARLKPARLKVILGENNTEKLTLPNGIPESLDELHSKIKTVFGIEGNIRLQYMDRDFDNEFFNLNSTSELQDLGTIKVIQEQTNPPLNTANETTSSHLVSFDSDDNASLTSADTVIISSPESVSSRTQQWPEDFPVPKFSYDTELQLETGNLEYHTSNKMLTVSSRVKSDILNRLAEQIYKYKAYPEDIHFCIVSEALIKKYPCLREPGSFNGCYGWKQRLKYKMGNYRTQLKLQGCPELSVNSLKSKAATDAFPAKKVKRPKRAEANFYPSLPTGETLESLEKERLELLTEVRIRRNERVITGKMAHTFAYRRQEVVNQEPSIKDFKDRWPALFQQKEINAEFQRLMAVPLEERFIAQLDHHTSQLIKIIRAKGGATHQKTADIMTILDQTEDIHLRRECVLKAIIIFLGENADDLIKEYHDLDDAQGDLEQQTIAVFVIRRGGGWSTGAARRRWHCH; encoded by the exons ATGGCTAGATTGAAACCTGCAAGACTAAAGGTCATTTTGGGGGAGAACAACACTGAAAAACTGACCCTTCCAAATGGCATACCAGAGTCACTAGATGAGCTTCACAGCAAGATAAAGACTGTTTTTGGGATTGAGGGCAACATCAGATTGCAATACATGGACAGAGATTTTGACAATGAATTCTTTAATCTAAATTCAACCAGTGAGCTTCAGGATTTGGGAACAATCAAGGTGATCCAGGAACAAACAAATCCACCTTTAAACACTGCCAATGAGACCACCTCATCCCATTTGGTTTCATTTGATTCTGACGACAATGCTTCATTGACATCAGCTGACACTGTAATTATCTCATCCCCTGAGTCTGTGTCCTCTCGAACACAACAGTGGCCAGAAGACTTTCCAGTTCCCAAATTTTCGTACGACACTGAACTACAACTAGAAACGGGGAATTTGGAGTATCACACAAGTAACAAAATGTTGACAGTCAGCTCCCGTGTTAAGTCTGATATCCTAAATAGACTAGCAGAACAGATCTACAAATACAAAGCCTACCCAGAGGATATACATTTCTGCATCGTTTCAGAGGCCTTAATTAAGAAGTACCCTTGTTTGAGAGAACCTGGCTCTTTCAATGGCTGCTACGGCTGGAAACAGCGGTTGAAGTACAAAATGGGAAACTACAGAACTCAGCTCAAGTTGCAGGGGTGTCCAGAGCTGTCTGTAAATTCCCTCAAATCCAAAGCTGCTACAGATGCCTTCCCTGCTAAAAAAGTGAAGAGGCCAAAACGAGCTGAAGCTAACTTCTATCCGTCCCTTCCTACCGGTGAGACTCTAGAAAGCCTTGAAAAAGAGAGACTTGAACTTCTCACAGAGGTCAGGATACGGAGGAATGAAAGGGTTATCACTGGCAAAATGGCACACACTTTTGCCTACAGACGTCAGGAGGTGGTGAACCAGGAACCCAGCATTAAGGACTTTAAGGATAGATGGCCTGCACTGTTTCAACAGAAGGAG aTCAATGCAGAGTTCCAAAGGCTCATGGCTGTTCCACTGGAGGAGAGGTTCATAGCCCAGCTCGACCACCACACAAGCCAGCTGATCAAAATCATTCGTGCCAAAGGAGGAGCAACACATCAAAAGACTGCTGACATCATGACTATTTTGGACCAG ACTGAGGACATTCATCTTCGGAGAGAGTGTGTGCTGAAAGCTATAATCATCTTCCTGGGTGAAAATGCAGATGACCTGATCAAGGAATATCAT GACTTGGATGATGCTCAGGGGGACCTGGAACAGCAGACCATTGCTGTGTTTGTCATTCGAAGAGGGGGGGGGTGGAGCACAGGAGCCGCCAGAAGACGTTGGCATTGTCATTGA
- the LOC125801205 gene encoding zinc finger protein 271-like — MKPSPDMEKHQNSVKSFTKQSNLKKHQRIHTGEKPHHCSDCGKSFTRQSNLKIHQRIHTGKKPYHCSDCGNSFTTQSHLKLHQRIHTGEKPYHCSDCGNSFNRQSHLQRHQRIHTGEKPYYCSDCGKSFATQSDLKKHQRIHTGEKPYYCSDCGKGFITLSHLKQHQRIHTGEKPYHCSDCEKSFNIQSNLKKHQRIHTGEKPHHCSDCGKSFTKQSDLKIHQRIHTGEKPYHCSDCGKSFTRQSNLKIHQRIHTGKKPYQCSDCGNSFTTQSHLKLHQRIHTGEKPYHCSDCGNSFTAPSHLKLHQRIHSGEKPYHCSDCGNSFNRQSHLQRHQRIHTGEKPYYCSDCEKSFATQSDLKKHQRIHTGEKPYYCSDCGKGFITQSHLKQHQRIHTGEKPYHCSDCGKSFNIQSNLKKHQRIHTGEKIISNLFEGN, encoded by the coding sequence atgaagccaagtcccgacatggagaaacatcagaactctgtcaagagttttactaaacagagtaatctcaaaaaacaccagcgcattcacacaggagagaaaccacatcactgctcagactgtggaaagagttttactagacagagtaatctcaaaatacaccagcgcattcacacaggaaagaaaccgtatcactgctcagactgtgggaacagttttactacacagagtcatctcaaactgcaccaacgcattcacacaggagagaaaccgtatcactgctcagactgtgggaacagttttaatcgacagagtcatctccaacgacaccagcgcattcacacaggagagaaaccatattactgttcagactgtgggaagagttttgctacacagagtgatcttaaaaaacaccagcgcattcacacaggcgagaaaccgtattactgctcagactgtgggaagggttTTATTACACTGAGTCATCTCAAacagcatcagcgcattcacacaggagagaaaccatatcactgctcagactgtgagaagagttttaatatacagagtaatttaaaaaaacaccagcgcattcacacaggagagaaaccacatcactgctcagactgtgggaagagttttactaaacaaagtgatctcaaaatacatcagcgcattcacacaggagagaaaccgtatcactgctcagactgtgggaagagttttactagacagagtaatctcaaaatacaccagcgcattcacacaggaaagaaaccgtatcaatgctcagactgtgggaacagttttactacacagagtcatctcaaactgcaccaacgcattcacacaggagagaaaccgtatcactgctcagactgtgggaacagttttactgcaccgagtcatctcaaactgcatcagcgcattcactcaggagagaaaccgtatcactgctcagactgtgggaacagttttaatcgacagagtcatctccaacgacaccagcgcattcacacaggagagaaaccgtattactgttcagactgtgagaagagttttgctacacagagtgatcttaaaaaacaccagcgcattcacacaggcgagaaaccgtattactgttcagactgtgggaagggttttattacacagagtcatctcaaacagcatcagcgcattcacacaggagagaaaccatatcactgctcagactgtgggaagagttttaatatacagagtaatttaaaaaaacaccagcgcattcacacaggagagaaaattaTTTCAAATTTGTTCGAAGGCAATTAA